From Thalassococcus sp. S3, one genomic window encodes:
- a CDS encoding NUDIX hydrolase, with protein MKTWKILSEEEVFAAHPFLRVVKQAVSLPDGRVIDDFYQVKLRTYAIVVPVTPEGEVVTIDQYKHGPGRVGISFPAGFVEAGEEPAKGAARELLEETGFDFENLIPLGTYVDNGNQRGCEGHQFLATGCRWVQDAQSGDLEQMEVRLRHPEDLDRAMAEGRLGVMHDVAAWGMVRTLHRDVFG; from the coding sequence ATGAAGACCTGGAAAATCCTCTCGGAAGAGGAGGTATTTGCCGCGCATCCCTTTTTGCGGGTTGTCAAACAAGCGGTCTCATTGCCGGACGGTCGGGTGATCGACGACTTTTATCAGGTGAAATTGCGGACATATGCCATCGTCGTTCCGGTCACGCCTGAGGGTGAGGTTGTGACGATCGATCAGTATAAACACGGGCCCGGACGGGTGGGGATCAGTTTTCCGGCAGGCTTTGTCGAAGCGGGTGAAGAACCGGCCAAAGGCGCCGCGCGGGAGTTGCTTGAGGAAACCGGCTTTGATTTCGAGAATTTGATCCCGCTTGGCACCTATGTCGACAACGGGAACCAGCGGGGCTGTGAAGGTCACCAGTTTCTCGCCACCGGCTGCCGTTGGGTGCAGGATGCGCAGTCGGGTGATCTGGAACAGATGGAGGTGCGCTTGCGCCACCCTGAAGACCTGGATCGCGCGATGGCCGAAGGGCGGCTTGGTGTGATGCACGATGTGGCTGCATGGGGCATGGTGCGCACGCTCCATCGTGATGTGTTTGGCTAG
- a CDS encoding DUF4112 domain-containing protein, translating into MRDTHAQRLARLERLAHGMDQAFRVPLIGIRIGWDSLLGLVPGIGDALALGPAGYVLIEGKRMGASNTLLARMAGNVAIDTLIGSIPLIGDLFDIGWKANTRNVALLRRHLERRAHAQRALAA; encoded by the coding sequence ATGCGTGACACGCACGCCCAGCGTCTGGCGCGGCTTGAGCGTCTGGCGCATGGAATGGACCAAGCGTTCCGGGTGCCGCTTATCGGCATCCGGATCGGCTGGGACTCTCTTCTGGGGTTGGTTCCGGGCATCGGCGACGCCCTGGCCTTAGGTCCCGCGGGCTATGTCCTGATCGAAGGCAAGCGCATGGGCGCCAGCAATACCCTTCTGGCACGTATGGCCGGCAATGTGGCCATTGACACGCTGATTGGGTCAATTCCGCTTATCGGCGATCTTTTCGACATCGGATGGAAGGCGAATACGCGCAACGTCGCGCTGCTGCGCCGCCATCTTGAGCGTCGCGCACACGCACAGAGAGCTTTGGCAGCCTAG
- a CDS encoding YqaE/Pmp3 family membrane protein: MDLVRILIAILLPPLGVFLQEGLGKHFWINILLTLLGYLPGIVHAVYIIARRPSYA, translated from the coding sequence ATGGACCTGGTACGCATTCTGATTGCCATTCTTCTGCCCCCGCTTGGCGTCTTTCTGCAGGAAGGCTTGGGCAAGCACTTCTGGATCAATATTCTGCTGACGTTGCTTGGTTATCTGCCGGGTATCGTTCACGCGGTCTATATCATTGCCCGCCGCCCGTCTTATGCGTGA
- a CDS encoding TfoX/Sxy family protein, translated as MSTPVSSIRNLGPAYEESCAKAGIHSAEELRDLGADAAYARMLETGMKPHFIGYYVLVMALQGRPWNDCKGAEKAALRKRFDAIKARSHDPDRSEFEKMMDIMGIGSPQVR; from the coding sequence ATGTCCACGCCTGTCTCATCCATCCGCAACCTTGGACCCGCCTACGAGGAAAGCTGCGCGAAAGCCGGCATTCACTCGGCCGAAGAGTTACGCGATCTTGGGGCAGATGCGGCCTATGCCAGGATGCTCGAGACAGGTATGAAGCCGCATTTCATCGGCTATTACGTGTTGGTCATGGCCCTTCAGGGCCGTCCCTGGAACGATTGCAAGGGCGCGGAGAAAGCCGCGCTGCGCAAACGCTTCGACGCGATCAAGGCGCGCTCCCACGACCCCGACCGTTCGGAGTTCGAGAAGATGATGGATATCATGGGCATCGGGTCGCCGCAGGTCCGGTAG
- a CDS encoding RNA polymerase sigma factor, with protein sequence MPNPDLHSLPEHLARLLPALTRRARTLSARPEDAADLAQEAALRLWQHHLAGAQIEDPEAYAMTTLRNLARSAWRGQRSFDALEEDTAAAPPDAPRLIAYAELSAAIDRLPPAQAKLLHLVEEGETSPARLADITGNPVGTVMSRLARARASLRAEMGLSKKCSVTTLYEESLGA encoded by the coding sequence ATGCCGAACCCTGACTTGCACTCTCTGCCCGAACACCTTGCGCGGCTGTTGCCGGCCCTGACGCGACGGGCCCGCACGCTGAGCGCCCGTCCCGAGGACGCTGCCGACCTTGCTCAGGAGGCCGCGTTGCGCCTTTGGCAACATCACCTTGCCGGTGCGCAGATCGAAGATCCCGAAGCCTATGCGATGACCACCCTGCGCAACCTTGCGAGATCCGCCTGGCGGGGGCAACGCAGCTTTGACGCGCTCGAAGAGGATACGGCCGCCGCCCCGCCGGACGCCCCCCGCCTGATCGCCTATGCGGAGCTCAGCGCCGCGATCGACCGCCTGCCACCCGCGCAAGCCAAGCTCTTGCATCTGGTCGAGGAGGGTGAGACGAGCCCGGCCCGGCTTGCAGATATCACCGGAAATCCGGTGGGCACCGTCATGTCACGGCTGGCGCGCGCGCGGGCAAGCCTGCGGGCCGAAATGGGCCTGAGCAAGAAATGCTCGGTCACCACGCTTTACGAAGAAAGTCTGGGCGCATAG
- a CDS encoding trimethylamine methyltransferase family protein, whose amino-acid sequence MTETTTPTRSGGRAARRAARAAPLADHLRPIRAGLSGGHYAPLTESAMQRIHTAALDALEEIGLADAPESGIRYLTGAGAILGTDGRVRFPRALIEDTIAKANRTVTLHGRDPAHDLTLSGARVHYGTAGAAVHLVDVRTRTYRDSTLQDLHDAARITDRLDNIHFLQRPLVARDVLDNREMDLNTVYACCAGTTKHIGTSFTEPAFVPDALELLHLIAGGENSWRARPFVSNTNCFVVPPMKFATESCEVMEACIEGGMPVLLLSAGQAGATAPAPIAGAIVQAVAECLAGLVYVNAIKPGHPAIFGTWPFVSDLRTGAMSGGSGEQALLTAGCAQMHRFYDLPGGAAAGIADAKLPDMQAGWEQAMSNVMAGMAGLNMVYEAAGMHASLLGFCHESLILGNDLIGQALRCVRGIEVTEDTVSVETIKATCMGGPGHYLGSEQTLGMMQTEYVYPAFADRTSPKEWDEQGKPDLVAKAIARREEILNAPSAALFDPATDAAIRARFPIHLST is encoded by the coding sequence ATGACAGAGACAACCACACCCACCCGCAGTGGCGGACGGGCGGCCCGGCGCGCTGCGCGGGCGGCACCGCTCGCCGACCATCTTCGGCCCATCCGCGCCGGATTGAGCGGCGGCCATTACGCTCCGCTGACAGAGTCCGCCATGCAGCGGATCCACACCGCGGCCCTCGACGCCCTGGAAGAGATCGGGCTTGCGGACGCCCCCGAAAGCGGCATCCGGTATCTCACGGGTGCGGGCGCCATCCTGGGCACAGACGGGCGCGTTCGGTTCCCGCGCGCCCTGATCGAAGATACGATCGCCAAGGCGAACCGCACCGTCACGCTTCACGGGCGGGACCCGGCGCATGACCTCACCCTATCCGGTGCGCGCGTACATTACGGCACGGCGGGTGCCGCCGTTCACCTGGTTGATGTCCGAACACGGACGTATCGCGACAGCACGTTGCAAGATCTGCACGATGCGGCGCGCATTACCGACAGGTTGGACAATATCCACTTTCTGCAACGGCCATTGGTGGCGCGCGACGTACTCGACAATCGCGAGATGGACCTGAACACGGTCTATGCCTGCTGTGCAGGTACGACAAAGCATATCGGCACGTCTTTCACGGAACCCGCCTTTGTGCCCGACGCGCTGGAATTGCTGCATCTGATCGCCGGCGGAGAGAATTCCTGGCGGGCCCGACCCTTCGTGTCGAACACCAATTGCTTCGTCGTGCCACCGATGAAGTTCGCGACGGAAAGTTGCGAAGTGATGGAAGCCTGCATCGAAGGGGGTATGCCCGTCCTCCTGCTGAGCGCCGGGCAGGCCGGTGCGACGGCCCCTGCCCCCATCGCCGGTGCCATCGTCCAGGCCGTGGCCGAATGCCTAGCAGGGCTTGTCTACGTGAACGCTATAAAACCCGGTCATCCGGCGATTTTCGGCACCTGGCCCTTTGTCTCTGATCTGAGGACGGGCGCGATGTCCGGCGGCTCGGGCGAGCAGGCGCTGCTGACGGCGGGCTGTGCCCAGATGCATCGGTTCTACGATCTGCCGGGCGGTGCCGCGGCAGGGATTGCGGATGCGAAACTGCCCGACATGCAGGCCGGCTGGGAACAGGCGATGTCGAATGTCATGGCCGGTATGGCGGGGCTGAACATGGTCTACGAGGCCGCGGGAATGCATGCCTCCCTTTTGGGGTTCTGTCACGAAAGTCTGATCTTGGGCAACGATCTCATTGGGCAGGCGCTGCGCTGCGTGCGCGGGATCGAGGTGACCGAAGACACTGTCTCGGTCGAAACGATCAAGGCGACATGCATGGGCGGGCCCGGTCACTATCTTGGGTCCGAACAAACCCTTGGGATGATGCAGACGGAGTATGTCTATCCCGCCTTCGCGGATCGCACGTCCCCGAAAGAGTGGGACGAACAGGGCAAGCCGGACCTTGTTGCAAAGGCCATCGCACGCCGGGAGGAGATACTGAACGCACCTTCGGCTGCCCTGTTCGACCCAGCCACCGACGCAGCGATCCGCGCGCGGTTTCCGATCCATTTGTCTACGTAA
- a CDS encoding outer membrane protein: MKLHRVLAGVTVLMAAPAVMAGNLVEPVPEPVPVAPAPAPVVVDTGGEWTGGYAGLQLGQLDVDGDGNADGDDVMYGLHAGYDYDFGRFVLGGEFDYDFADIDLNGAANVDNVMRLKLRAGYDLGRTLLYATAGAARVDTSIGDETGPFGGVGISYAVAPNFTVGGEVLYHEFDELGSSGVGAEATSVSLRGSFRF, translated from the coding sequence ATGAAACTTCACCGAGTTTTGGCAGGTGTGACGGTTCTGATGGCGGCGCCTGCCGTGATGGCGGGCAACCTTGTCGAACCTGTACCGGAACCCGTCCCCGTGGCCCCGGCGCCTGCGCCGGTGGTTGTGGATACCGGCGGTGAGTGGACCGGCGGCTATGCAGGTCTGCAACTTGGTCAACTGGACGTCGATGGGGATGGCAATGCCGACGGCGACGACGTGATGTACGGCCTTCACGCCGGGTACGACTATGATTTCGGACGGTTCGTTCTGGGGGGTGAGTTCGACTACGACTTTGCCGATATCGACCTCAACGGGGCCGCGAACGTGGACAACGTGATGCGCCTGAAACTGCGTGCCGGTTACGACCTTGGCCGCACGTTGCTTTATGCGACGGCAGGGGCTGCGCGGGTTGATACCTCGATCGGGGATGAGACCGGCCCGTTCGGCGGTGTCGGTATCTCGTATGCGGTTGCGCCCAACTTCACCGTCGGCGGCGAGGTGCTTTATCACGAGTTCGACGAGCTGGGCAGTTCCGGGGTCGGCGCCGAGGCGACCAGCGTTTCGCTGCGCGGATCGTTCCGCTTCTAA
- a CDS encoding pyridoxal phosphate-dependent aminotransferase codes for MQLSKRITHLTGGGSDGWDVFYRARAMIAAGEEVTELTIGEHDIRTHASILNAMHGAAAGGHTGYAMVPGTDTLRRTVAQRMTERTGVPTGPENVLITPGGQSALFAAHHAVCDEGDTALYIDPYYATYPGTIRGVGAFPKAVITRPEDAFKPQRSALDQVATGARSLLINTPNNPTGVVYDLETLETISEACKAHDLWLISDEVYDTQVWDGSHISPRGLPDMADRTLVVGSMSKSHAMTGSRCGWLVGPAQAIDHLITLATHTTYGVPGYIQDAAVFAMEQGSALEAEIAAPFRRRRDLAQSILAAQNTIGLIPSQGAMYLMLDIRATGLSGEDFANALLDRHRIAVMPGESFGRAAAGHIRVAMTIDDQAFAAALETLCAFASAAAKKTA; via the coding sequence ATGCAGCTATCCAAACGCATCACGCATCTGACGGGCGGCGGCTCGGACGGGTGGGACGTCTTCTATCGCGCGCGCGCCATGATCGCTGCAGGCGAAGAGGTGACGGAACTGACGATCGGAGAGCACGATATCCGCACCCATGCCAGTATTCTCAACGCGATGCACGGCGCGGCCGCAGGGGGACATACCGGATACGCGATGGTTCCAGGAACCGACACTTTACGCCGCACGGTAGCCCAACGCATGACCGAGCGGACAGGCGTGCCCACGGGGCCTGAAAACGTATTGATCACGCCGGGCGGGCAATCGGCCCTCTTCGCCGCGCATCACGCGGTTTGTGACGAAGGCGACACGGCGCTTTACATCGACCCCTACTATGCCACCTATCCGGGCACGATCCGGGGTGTCGGCGCCTTCCCCAAGGCGGTGATCACGCGCCCGGAGGATGCGTTCAAGCCGCAGCGCTCCGCTCTTGATCAGGTGGCCACGGGCGCGCGGTCCCTGCTGATCAACACACCCAACAACCCCACCGGCGTGGTCTACGATCTTGAGACGCTTGAAACGATATCAGAGGCCTGCAAGGCGCATGACCTCTGGCTTATCTCCGATGAAGTCTACGATACGCAGGTCTGGGACGGATCGCATATCTCACCGCGCGGGCTGCCGGATATGGCCGACCGGACCCTTGTCGTCGGGTCCATGTCGAAAAGCCACGCCATGACCGGATCCCGCTGTGGATGGCTGGTTGGGCCCGCGCAGGCCATCGACCACCTGATCACGCTGGCGACGCATACCACCTATGGCGTGCCCGGCTACATCCAGGACGCCGCCGTCTTTGCGATGGAACAGGGATCGGCGCTGGAAGCGGAAATCGCCGCGCCCTTCAGGCGGCGGCGCGACTTGGCGCAGTCGATACTGGCCGCGCAAAACACGATCGGGCTGATCCCGTCTCAGGGGGCGATGTATCTGATGCTGGATATCCGAGCCACGGGCCTGAGCGGCGAGGACTTCGCCAATGCGCTTCTGGACCGGCATCGCATCGCAGTGATGCCGGGCGAAAGCTTTGGACGGGCCGCCGCCGGGCATATTCGCGTCGCCATGACGATCGACGATCAAGCCTTTGCAGCGGCGCTCGAGACGCTCTGCGCCTTTGCCAGCGCCGCTGCGAAAAAGACGGCCTAG
- a CDS encoding MmcQ/YjbR family DNA-binding protein: MSREFVNKICKALPGAEWSDPWGGGHDAWKVGGKMFACVGMMNDGVSVKTPDIETAQMLIEVGVGEKAPYFHRSWIRLPWTCDETEMRHRLEASYDIVRASLTKKMQASLPTRA; the protein is encoded by the coding sequence ATGAGCCGCGAATTCGTGAACAAGATCTGCAAGGCCCTGCCAGGCGCGGAATGGTCCGACCCATGGGGCGGTGGGCATGATGCGTGGAAGGTGGGCGGTAAGATGTTTGCCTGCGTTGGCATGATGAATGACGGGGTTTCCGTGAAAACGCCCGATATCGAAACCGCGCAGATGCTGATCGAGGTCGGCGTGGGCGAGAAAGCCCCTTATTTTCATCGCAGCTGGATCCGCCTGCCCTGGACTTGCGACGAGACCGAGATGCGGCACAGGCTGGAAGCGTCCTATGACATCGTGCGCGCGAGCCTGACAAAGAAGATGCAGGCCAGCTTGCCGACACGGGCCTGA
- the cysS gene encoding cysteine--tRNA ligase yields MTTIKIHNSKTRRKEVFEPLDPENVRMYVCGPTVYDRAHIGNARPVIVFDVLYRLLRHVYGEEHVTYVRNFTDVDDKINARAAESGRPIAEITAETTQWFLDDMGAVGALEPDHMPRATAYIAQMIAMIETLIDKGHAYAAEDHVLFSVGSYAQYGALSGRSVDDMIAGARVEVAPYKRDPMDFVLWKPSSEDLPGWESPWGRGRPGWHIECSAMAYEILGESFDIHGGGNDLTFPHHENEIAQSCCAHPEGDFARVWMHNEMLQVEGRKMSKSLGNFFTVRDLLDNGVPGEVIRFVFLSTRYRKPMDWTDEKRAEAELHLRTWFRSTENTQPNPDVSELIRALINDLNTAGAISVMHSYQSRGDYGRLRAAMDLLGFPKAEEVDWFRGGTEMASFSDLADSADVLWPLVNRWQHLRDRKEYTEADDLKRKIENAGLKLSVGAAGPNVERLDSYDPTKLIDLI; encoded by the coding sequence ATGACGACGATCAAAATCCACAATTCCAAGACCCGCCGGAAAGAGGTTTTTGAGCCTCTGGATCCAGAGAATGTGCGCATGTATGTCTGCGGACCCACGGTTTATGATCGCGCCCATATCGGCAATGCGCGTCCGGTGATCGTGTTCGATGTGCTCTACCGGCTGTTGCGGCATGTCTATGGCGAGGAACATGTCACATATGTGCGTAACTTCACGGATGTGGACGACAAGATCAACGCGCGTGCGGCGGAAAGCGGGCGGCCCATCGCCGAGATCACGGCCGAGACCACGCAATGGTTCCTGGATGATATGGGCGCTGTCGGCGCGCTTGAGCCAGACCACATGCCGCGCGCGACCGCTTATATTGCGCAGATGATCGCAATGATCGAGACGTTGATCGACAAGGGCCACGCCTATGCGGCGGAGGACCATGTGCTCTTTTCGGTGGGCAGCTATGCGCAGTACGGGGCGTTGTCGGGACGGTCGGTTGATGACATGATCGCGGGCGCCCGGGTGGAGGTCGCGCCATATAAACGCGATCCGATGGATTTCGTTCTGTGGAAGCCGTCCTCGGAGGATCTGCCGGGTTGGGAGAGCCCGTGGGGACGCGGGCGTCCGGGCTGGCATATCGAATGCTCGGCCATGGCTTACGAGATCCTGGGCGAGAGTTTCGATATTCACGGCGGCGGCAATGATCTGACCTTCCCGCATCACGAGAACGAGATCGCACAAAGCTGCTGCGCGCACCCGGAGGGAGATTTCGCACGGGTCTGGATGCACAATGAGATGCTGCAGGTCGAGGGCCGGAAGATGTCCAAGTCGCTGGGCAATTTCTTTACTGTACGCGACCTGCTGGACAACGGTGTGCCGGGAGAGGTCATCCGTTTTGTGTTTCTGTCGACGCGCTACCGAAAGCCGATGGACTGGACAGACGAAAAAAGAGCCGAGGCGGAGTTACATCTAAGGACTTGGTTTCGCTCTACTGAAAATACTCAGCCAAATCCTGATGTTTCTGAGTTGATCAGGGCGCTTATCAACGACTTGAACACAGCCGGAGCGATTTCCGTGATGCACTCGTATCAGTCCAGAGGAGATTACGGCCGACTCAGAGCAGCCATGGATTTGCTCGGCTTTCCCAAGGCTGAGGAAGTTGATTGGTTCAGAGGTGGAACGGAGATGGCTAGCTTCTCGGATCTTGCTGATAGCGCGGATGTTCTGTGGCCTTTGGTCAATAGGTGGCAGCACCTTAGAGATAGAAAAGAATATACGGAAGCTGATGATTTGAAGAGGAAAATTGAGAATGCTGGGTTAAAGCTGTCAGTCGGAGCAGCTGGACCAAACGTGGAACGATTGGACAGTTATGACCCAACAAAACTCATTGATCTGATCTGA
- the cimA gene encoding citramalate synthase — translation MIRERLTLYDTTLRDGQQTQGVQFSTAEKVQIAQALEALGLDYIEGGWPGANPTDSAFFEQGLETRARMTAFGMTKRAGRSAANDDVLAAVLNAGTPSVCLVGKSHDFHVTEALGISLDENLDNIAQSFAHIVKSGREALFDAEHFFDGYASNPDYALAALRAALDAGARWVVLCDTNGGTLPGTVERVVSEVIAAGIPGDRLGIHTHNDTENAVACTLAAVDAGARQIQGTLNGLGERCGNANLTSLIPTLLLKEPYASTLETGVSLEALEDLTRISRMLDDILNRVPMKQAPYVGASAFAHKAGLHASAILKNPATYEHVDPATVGNARIIPMSNQAGQSNLRKRLAEAGLTDLGDSDALGRILDRIKTREAQGYSYDTAQASFELLARGELGQLPEFFEVKRYKVTVERRKNKYNQMVSLSEAVVVVKVDGEKKLSVSESLDEVGSDRGPVNALSKALAKDLGRYSATLEDMRLVDFKVRITQGGTEAVTRVIIDSEDGQGRRWSTVGVSANIVDASFEALLDAIEWKLIRDVRC, via the coding sequence ATGATCCGAGAACGCCTGACGCTTTACGACACCACGCTGCGCGATGGCCAGCAGACGCAAGGTGTGCAGTTTTCCACCGCCGAGAAAGTGCAAATCGCCCAAGCGCTCGAGGCGCTTGGGCTGGATTACATCGAAGGGGGCTGGCCCGGCGCGAACCCCACCGACAGCGCCTTTTTCGAGCAGGGGCTTGAAACCCGCGCCCGTATGACCGCCTTTGGGATGACCAAACGCGCGGGCCGCTCGGCCGCGAATGACGACGTTCTTGCCGCGGTGCTCAATGCGGGAACACCGTCGGTCTGTCTGGTGGGCAAATCGCATGACTTCCATGTGACCGAAGCGCTTGGAATTTCGCTGGATGAGAACCTCGACAACATTGCGCAATCCTTTGCACATATTGTGAAATCCGGACGTGAGGCGCTCTTCGATGCCGAGCATTTCTTCGATGGCTATGCCTCGAACCCGGACTATGCGCTGGCCGCTCTGCGTGCGGCCCTGGATGCAGGCGCCCGCTGGGTGGTGCTGTGCGACACCAATGGCGGCACGTTGCCGGGGACGGTCGAGCGGGTCGTTTCGGAGGTGATCGCGGCAGGCATCCCGGGCGATCGGCTTGGCATCCACACCCACAACGACACCGAAAACGCGGTGGCCTGTACGCTGGCCGCCGTGGATGCCGGTGCGCGGCAGATCCAGGGCACGCTGAACGGTTTGGGAGAGCGCTGCGGCAACGCCAACCTGACCTCGCTGATCCCAACACTTCTGCTCAAGGAGCCTTACGCCAGCACGTTAGAGACCGGCGTCAGCCTGGAGGCGTTGGAGGATCTGACCCGCATCAGCCGGATGCTTGACGACATTCTCAACCGCGTTCCGATGAAACAGGCGCCCTATGTGGGTGCGTCCGCTTTTGCACACAAGGCGGGCCTGCATGCGAGCGCCATTCTCAAGAACCCCGCCACCTATGAACATGTCGATCCGGCTACCGTTGGCAATGCCCGGATCATCCCGATGTCGAACCAGGCGGGGCAGTCGAACCTGCGCAAACGCCTGGCAGAGGCTGGCCTGACGGATCTGGGCGACAGCGATGCGTTGGGCCGCATTCTGGACCGGATCAAGACACGCGAGGCGCAGGGCTATTCCTACGACACCGCGCAGGCTTCGTTCGAGCTGCTTGCGCGCGGCGAATTGGGGCAATTGCCGGAGTTCTTCGAGGTCAAGCGCTACAAGGTGACAGTCGAGCGCCGCAAGAACAAATACAACCAGATGGTGAGCCTGTCGGAGGCTGTCGTTGTCGTCAAAGTCGATGGCGAAAAGAAGCTGTCGGTGAGCGAGTCGCTGGATGAGGTCGGCAGCGACCGTGGCCCGGTCAACGCGCTGTCCAAGGCGCTTGCGAAGGATCTGGGCCGTTATTCGGCCACGCTTGAAGATATGCGGCTTGTCGATTTCAAGGTGCGTATCACGCAGGGCGGCACCGAGGCTGTGACCCGCGTTATCATCGACAGCGAAGACGGGCAGGGGCGGCGCTGGTCCACGGTCGGCGTGTCGGCGAACATAGTGGACGCCTCATTCGAGGCCCTGCTCGACGCGATCGAGTGGAAACTTATCCGTGACGTTCGGTGCTGA
- a CDS encoding squalene/phytoene synthase family protein: MTFGADLTACARIVERGDPDRFMAVMAAPVATRRVLFPLYAFNVEVARAPWVTEEPMIAEMRLQWWRDALEEIATGAAPRRHEVVTPLAEILSPDLAKALDTAVSVRRWDIYKDPFEDADHFETYLAESAGTLLWVATASLGAADETTVRDLGYAMGLANWLRALPQLEARGRIPLLDGTPAGLRLLARDGLDRLTRARRNRGKISAEARPALLAAWQTGSILRKTLKTPEAVAAGTLAQSDGRKRLSLMWQAASGRW, from the coding sequence GTGACGTTCGGTGCTGATCTGACAGCCTGTGCCCGGATCGTCGAGCGCGGCGATCCCGACCGTTTCATGGCGGTGATGGCAGCCCCTGTCGCGACACGCCGGGTCCTCTTCCCGCTTTATGCCTTTAATGTGGAGGTCGCGCGGGCACCCTGGGTCACCGAAGAACCGATGATCGCCGAGATGCGCCTGCAATGGTGGCGCGACGCTTTGGAGGAGATCGCAACCGGAGCCGCTCCGCGACGGCATGAAGTTGTCACCCCGCTCGCCGAAATCCTGTCGCCGGACCTGGCCAAGGCGCTTGATACAGCTGTCTCGGTGCGTCGTTGGGACATATACAAGGATCCCTTCGAGGATGCCGATCATTTCGAAACCTATCTTGCCGAAAGCGCGGGCACGCTTCTTTGGGTCGCGACGGCGAGCCTGGGCGCGGCTGATGAAACGACTGTCCGGGATCTTGGATACGCGATGGGCTTGGCCAACTGGCTGCGCGCCCTGCCGCAGTTGGAGGCGCGGGGCCGCATTCCGCTCCTCGATGGTACACCGGCAGGGCTGCGTCTGCTTGCCCGCGATGGTCTTGATCGCCTGACACGTGCGCGCAGAAACCGCGGTAAAATCTCTGCCGAAGCCCGGCCGGCGCTGCTGGCGGCCTGGCAAACGGGATCGATCCTACGCAAAACGCTCAAGACCCCTGAGGCGGTTGCTGCGGGCACGCTTGCCCAAAGCGATGGGCGCAAACGCCTCTCGCTCATGTGGCAGGCGGCAAGCGGGCGTTGGTAG